ATAGGCTGGGCTTGTTTTGCTTTTTCGCCTAAGCGCTACCGCTAAGAAGCTTTTCGGTCGGGACGCGTAGGGGTAATCAACGTCTATGCGGATTCTTATGTTTGCTTCCTGCGTAGCCACAAAGGTTTTCTCCATTTTTCTTGCAAATGAGGTTTGAATTTATTGTTTATTGTGTTGGTTTATGAAAATTTATCTATTCCTCTTAAACAGCATGGAATCCAATACACGATAATACTTGTTTTGCCCACAAAACTGCAACATCATAGATTTGTTCATCTTGTTGGGTTAGGGTTGTTGTATTAAAGATTCCACATGACTCCAAATATTGTTCTCAAAGGTTTTGGGGTTTAGAATCGAGATTTTACTCCACAATTGTTTGCGTTTGTTTTCCCAATTCTCGCTTGACTGTTCGGTTACATTGTTGAGAATTTTCGCTTTTAAGTCCTCATAGGTATCCCAGCGGTACTCGTCAGGTAAAAATTCCTCCATGCCGCCGCTGTTATGCACCAAGGTGACGCATCCGCTGGCTAACCCTTCAATGGGTGCGATGCCGAAGTGTTCCCCCTCCATAAGATGCACGTAGACACGGGAATTTTGAAGCGTTTCTACGAGTTCGACACTGGGCAGATTTGTCTTCAAAGTGTAGTTGGGTGGCATGTCCTTTGAGAATGCTTCCAGCCACGGCTTGTCGCCTTCAATGACGCCTCCGATGCTGACGAACTCGATGTCGGGCAAGTCGCCTGCTAAGCGTTTGAGGATTTCATGCCGTTTGGCAGGAATGAAGCGGGCAACGTATACGACGCGTCTGTGCCTCTGGTTAAGCGGCTTGTCACACCAGAACTTGTCCAGATTTACGGGCGGATATACGACAAGGGGTTCTTTGACGCCGTGGCTGCGCCAATATTTCATGATGGCTTCTTTGGTGTAGCTGCTGTTGCAGAAGACCATGTCCAACTTGCCGATGCCTTGCTCAACCCACCGCTTGAACAGCCAAAGGTAAACTTTCCTTTTCAATCCTGAGCGAGCATAGTCATGGTGAATTTCTGGGAAGTGGACGTATGCTATGTTCTTTTTGGCTTTGTTTAAGAATACAGGTTCAAACGGAGAAGATGACTGTGTTGAGAACAGGTAATCATAGTCTATCTGGTTGCGGAATTTTTTTAGTAGCTTGACAAAGTTGCGGTGTCTTTTGTAGATGGTGAAGGGCGGTTTGGTTTCTATGCGTTTGCCTAATGAGTGAATGGTCACCTCTTCGGGGAATGGTTCGCCCACAATATCCTTGTATCTTGACGCGTCGAAGTCAAAAGTTAGTAGTTCCACGTTTTGCCCATGGGTGAGTAGAGTTTTTATGACGTTATGGCAGACTCTTTCGCCTCCCCCATAAATGTCAAGGTATGCGTGAACCACAAGGAATTTCGTCAAGGTGCTTCAACCTGATTGTTGTTAGCGTTATTTTAGTTGAAGTTAATGAAGCTTTACTAACATGCTAAACTATCCGAGCAAACTCGGTAAGTATAGACTTTCATCAATCCTTCAACTTTGACATTTTTTTATGGTGCATCGTTTTTCTGTGTGCGCAGGAGCGATTGCGTGTGTGACCATATCTGATCCTGAAAATGCTGTGGTTTTAAGATTGAGATTTTCTCCCGTAATTCCTGTTTTTTGTTCTTCCACAACGCTGGCTCGTTGGGTGAAGAGGTCAATTGGCTTATTTTTTCTTTCAAGTCCTCGAACGTTGTCCATCGGAATTCTTCTGGTATAAGCTCTCTGCTGCCTCCGCTGTTGTGGACCAGTGTTATGCATCCACTTGCTATGGCTTCCATTGGGGCGATGCCGAAGTGTTCTCCCTCCATTAGGTGGCAGTAAATCCTTGAATCATGCAGAAGTTTGATTAAGTCGTCTCCAAGCAGGTTGGGTTTTAGCACATAGTTTGCAGGCGTGTTTTTTGAGAACTCGGCAAACCATGCTTCTTCTGTATCTCTTAACGCTCCAATGCTCATAAACTCCCAATCTGGAAAACTGAGTGCTAACTGCTTCATCAACTCATGCCTCTTGCGTGGAACAAAACGGCCAATGTACATTATCCGTTTAGCTCGCTCTTCTATCGGCTTGGTGCTCCAGAAACGGTCTTCCACGGGCGGGTAAGCAACGATGGGTTCGCTGATTCCGAATTTGCCCCAGTACTTCTGCGTCATTTCTTTGGTGTAGGTGCTGTTGCAGAAAACCATGTCCAACTTACCGATGCCGCGTTCAAGCCATTTTTTGTAGAGCCACAGATAGATTCTTTTACTTAGTTTAGAATGTGCGTAATCGTAGTGGATTTCTGGAAAGTGAACATATGCTAAATTCTTTTTGGCTTTGTCTAAGAGTTCAGCCTCAAAGGCAGAGAAAGTTTGTGTTGAAAAAGTGTAATCATAAATGCTGTTTTGCTTGAATTTCCTTAGTTCCTTGATTATTTTTCGTCGTCTTTTGTAAACTGAAAAAGGCGGCTCGGCTTCTATTCTTTTGCCTAAGTCATGAACCTTTATTTGAGGGAATTTGTCGCCTAAAATCTGTTCATATTGTTTTTTGTCAAACTCAAACGTCAACAGTTCTACATCCTGCCCGTGAGTTGCCAAGGCTTTGAGTATGTGGTGAGCAACGCGTTCGCCGCCGCCGTAAATGTCAATGTTCGGATGGATAACGAGGAATTTTGCCATAGGTTTCCCTGTTTAAGGGGAAAATCGTTTGGTATGCAATTTAAGATTTCCTATTTATTCCTGTTAACTCGTGGGCATTTTTGTTTTCGCTGACAAAGTAGCAAAATATATACGCCTGCATGGAAAGTACGTTATGGAATGCACTTTCGGTGAAAGAACAAAACATGGCGCCTAATGAGAAGAAGCTTAAGGTTGTTTTTGCTGACCCGCCGTTTGGTCGTGAATCCAAAGGCGAAGCCGTCACCGAATCACCTAACCTTGGAATTCTCTATATTATCGGCTACGCCAAAGAGCGCTTGCCAAATGTGGAGTTTTATTATCTTGAACCTTTTCTTTCTATGAAAGAACACTTGCAAAAGGTTAGGGAAATCCAGCCTGATGTTTACGCCATATCCTTCAGTACACCCAGAAAAGAACTTGCATACGAAACTATAAGCAAGGTCAAAGGTTTGGGTCAGAAAATGCTCATGGTTGCGGGCGGAGCACACCCAACTGTTGACCCCCAAGATGTGCTAAATACCGCTAAAGTTGATGTTTGCATCATCGGCGAAGGCGAAGAAACCACCACTGAACTGCTCAAAAAATTCATGGCAAAAGAACCCATAACCGATATCGCGGGAACCGTTAACCAACAGAAAAACAACGGCGTCCGACCGTTACTAGAAGACATAGATTTTTTCCCAGCTTGGGAAATGGTGGATTTTGACAACTACGACATAGCAGTAAGCAAGAAGCGACGCATGGCTTATCTTTTGCCGATTCGCGGTTGCCCTAACTACTGCACTTTCTGCTCCAATCCCGTGTGGAAGCTTGAGAAACCGTGGATTAGGAAACGGTCGCCCCAGAACATTGCTCAAGAAGTTAAATATCTCTATGATAGGGGTATTCGAGAAATCTATCTGCGGTCAGATACTTTTAACGTGGATATTAAGTGGTGCATGGAAGTCTGCCATGAGATTGAGAAGTTGAACCTAAAAGGCATGGTGTTCCAATGCAACCTCAGAGCTGATAAGCTAACTGATGAGCTTGCGCAGAAGTTGCGCGCCATCAATGTTTGGCTGGTTCACATCGGCATAGAATCTGCCAATGATAGGGTTCTAGCGGGCATAGGCAAGAATATTACTCATGCGGATACTGAGAGGACTTTGGCGCTTTTAAAGAAGTACGGTATCAAGGTTTACGGGTTCTTAATGCTCTACAACGCGTGGGAGGCAAACGGCAAACTGGAATATGAAACGCCTGAAGAAGTTAACAATACGCTAGAGTTTGCTCGCAAGTGCCTCAGAGAGAACCTAATTGAATACATTTCTTGGTCAATAACTAACCCTATCATAGGCTCGAAGCTACATGATATTGCTAAGAAGTTTGGTGTGGCAAGCTTTAACGTTAAAATCGGCAATTGCATGCGGTTACCAAACGTTAGTGAAGAGCAGATGGTTGAGCACGTGAAGCAAGGCATGATTCTGCAACTGCTCAATGGCATTCAGAAAGGCATGATTACAAAGAGAAGCTACAAGCGGGCTGCTCAAAAAGCTACGAAAATCTTAAACATGTAAGTTTCGGCTGGTCTCTCAGCCGCATTAAACATACGCCCATTGCGACAAACTATTTTAACTGCCAGACAAAACATATTGCCATTATGCCATCCTGCTCCGACACAGACATGAAAGTTGATGTTGTGGTGCCTTCAAGAGACGAAGCCAACCCAACTCTGATGCGTATCCTCAGACGTATGCCTTGTGTAGGGCAGATAATTAACACTCATGAGAAACCGCTTAGCATTGCACGTAAGCATGGGGTTTTGCAGGCGAAGACTGAGTGGGTGGCGATGGTTGACGACGACATGCTCCTGCCTGACAACTGGCTCCAGTTGGTCACTCAAGCAATCGAGCCTGATGTTGGCGCTATCGGTACAGTTGCCGTGCACAAGAATAAGCATGCCGCAGCTTATGAGCGGGTTGTAGGTACAGTGTATAACCTAAGCAAACTGGACACTAATCCACACATCAACAACATCATCATTCGAAGAGAACTCATGGAGAACTATAATCCGCCGAAGGTGTTTTTCGGTGAAGACCAGTACTTTAAACGTTATGTGCTGAAGACGGGTTACCGCTGGAAAGTGCTGCCTTTTTTGGGCGCGACTCATCTGGGAACATCTAAGAACTATGTTACAACAGGCATTTCGTATCGGCGGTATGGACACTTTAGGCTTTTCCAGCTCATCCGACGAATCGTTGCGAGATTCATCTTTACGCCCTATGCAGCGCTCGTAAACACCAGTTTAGAAACGCTCGTCTACCTAACCAAGCTTAATGTTGAGTTCATCGCTGGCTGGGCAAAAGAAACAGTGGCTGAAAAACTGTAGAGATAAAGCCTCTAAAAGAGGCTCAGTTGCTATATGTGTTTTGCTTTTTCCCAGTAATAGAGAAAAAGGTCTTTAGCCCAAGTGCGGAACGCTTGGTCGTCTCCAAAAAAGCTGGCATAGTCTACTTTTCCCCCAATCAAGCGAAAACACACTGCAGCTTGTTTTTCAGTAACTGCCATACTTAGAGGGGGGTCGCTGAGAGTTCTGCTTTCAAGGTTTGGTAGTTTTGCTGGCGGTTGAGGTGAAAGGATTCTGTACTCAGCGCCCTTTGGTACTTCTTTTGAAATGAAATCGAACTGTTGAACAAGCGGTTCGGGGGAGATTCCCCACATGTACTGTTTAGCTTGCCCTATCATGGTCGAAATTTTTGTGGTGCTTTCAACCATGCCTAGAATCAATTCCGTTTGTGATAGCTCATCTATCCTCATTATGAACTGATGGGGAAGTTGGCTTAGGTCATGCGCCAAGAAGTACTGTTTGTTTTTGAGTAGGAACGCTAAAGGTGATGTGAATTCCAAGAGGAGTCTGCCGTATTCGGTGATAGTGTAGGTACCTTCAGGCTGTTTTTTCGTGAGGGCGGCATCGCTTAAGCGTTGCAGTTGCCTAAAAGTCTCCGTTGTGGTTAAGTCTAGTTTGCGGGCGATGTCATTCATCTTCCAATCTTTCTCTTTTAGCTCTTGGAGGATGCTGAATCTGCTTTCGCTTGCAAGTTCATAGAATAAGCCTGCGATGTCTGGGTTCTTCATCTTTTCATCGCCGTTGTTAATGCTTTCACAATATTGTATATCATTGCACATTGTAAGCAAATAAAGGTAATCAGTTTTCGCGCCAAGTTAATAGTGTGAAAAAAATGAAAGTAAACCAAGAAACAGAGCTTTTCTTCTCTATAGAACTCAATTCAAAGTCTGACCTTAAAACTATCCAGTTAGGTAATGATTGCAAGGATAAGGTTCTGGTTGAAGGCACGATAGGCAAGCTGGTGCAAGCCGCTTTCGCAGATGACGTTATTCTTGAAATTATCGGTGACAAGGGAACTTTGAGGATTAATTTGAGAAAGAATTTGCTCAAAGAATTAAAGCAGGAGGTGAAACAATGCAAGCAATAGCAATCGTTGTGTACGTTGTCCTCTTCATCTTAGTCATTGCCGCCGTCAAAACTCTAATACCAAACGAGCAAGCAAGCAAACCTTGCCTTTTAGGCTACAAAGCCGCCTGCTCCTTCACGCCAATAAGCACCATAATCTTGATTACAATAGCCATCGGCATATTCCTGATTACCAAAGAGACAATTGCCAGATGACAATCCAAACAACAACCTTTTTTTTGGCATATTTGCCGCCTATTAGGATATCTATGCAGAAACTATAGAGGGGTCTGTTTTTGCGAGCCTATTTGTATCCTATTAGTGGTTCTATGTTGAAACCTATAGGGGGTAGGTATTTTTTTATGCCACTCTGCTACCTGCCCAGCATATTTGGATCCTAATAGTCAACCATTGCACTACACCTATAGGGGGTCTATCCTGTTGGCGCTTTTTCAATCCAAAAGCATGTTGAAATCGCCGCTTTATATAGGGGGATGGGGGTAGCTGCAGAGCAACAAACCGCGCCCTCTTTATAGTATAAATAAGGGGGGTATAGAAAAAAAGAAAGCCATCGTTCCAAACGATGAATCTTTAATGCTTTTATATGCTGGAATCAGCCGCAAACAGCCGAACTTGAACAAATTAATTTTTGCTTTTATAGGAAAGGTTTTTAGTGTAGTTATTATATGAGACTGTG
The nucleotide sequence above comes from Candidatus Bathyarchaeota archaeon. Encoded proteins:
- a CDS encoding DUF1724 domain-containing protein, translating into MKNPDIAGLFYELASESRFSILQELKEKDWKMNDIARKLDLTTTETFRQLQRLSDAALTKKQPEGTYTITEYGRLLLEFTSPLAFLLKNKQYFLAHDLSQLPHQFIMRIDELSQTELILGMVESTTKISTMIGQAKQYMWGISPEPLVQQFDFISKEVPKGAEYRILSPQPPAKLPNLESRTLSDPPLSMAVTEKQAAVCFRLIGGKVDYASFFGDDQAFRTWAKDLFLYYWEKAKHI
- a CDS encoding glycosyltransferase family 4 protein; translation: MAKFLVIHPNIDIYGGGERVAHHILKALATHGQDVELLTFEFDKKQYEQILGDKFPQIKVHDLGKRIEAEPPFSVYKRRRKIIKELRKFKQNSIYDYTFSTQTFSAFEAELLDKAKKNLAYVHFPEIHYDYAHSKLSKRIYLWLYKKWLERGIGKLDMVFCNSTYTKEMTQKYWGKFGISEPIVAYPPVEDRFWSTKPIEERAKRIMYIGRFVPRKRHELMKQLALSFPDWEFMSIGALRDTEEAWFAEFSKNTPANYVLKPNLLGDDLIKLLHDSRIYCHLMEGEHFGIAPMEAIASGCITLVHNSGGSRELIPEEFRWTTFEDLKEKISQLTSSPNEPALWKNKKQELREKISILKPQHFQDQIWSHTQSLLRTQKNDAP
- a CDS encoding glycosyltransferase gives rise to the protein MTKFLVVHAYLDIYGGGERVCHNVIKTLLTHGQNVELLTFDFDASRYKDIVGEPFPEEVTIHSLGKRIETKPPFTIYKRHRNFVKLLKKFRNQIDYDYLFSTQSSSPFEPVFLNKAKKNIAYVHFPEIHHDYARSGLKRKVYLWLFKRWVEQGIGKLDMVFCNSSYTKEAIMKYWRSHGVKEPLVVYPPVNLDKFWCDKPLNQRHRRVVYVARFIPAKRHEILKRLAGDLPDIEFVSIGGVIEGDKPWLEAFSKDMPPNYTLKTNLPSVELVETLQNSRVYVHLMEGEHFGIAPIEGLASGCVTLVHNSGGMEEFLPDEYRWDTYEDLKAKILNNVTEQSSENWENKRKQLWSKISILNPKTFENNIWSHVESLIQQP
- a CDS encoding glycosyltransferase family 2 protein, with product MPSCSDTDMKVDVVVPSRDEANPTLMRILRRMPCVGQIINTHEKPLSIARKHGVLQAKTEWVAMVDDDMLLPDNWLQLVTQAIEPDVGAIGTVAVHKNKHAAAYERVVGTVYNLSKLDTNPHINNIIIRRELMENYNPPKVFFGEDQYFKRYVLKTGYRWKVLPFLGATHLGTSKNYVTTGISYRRYGHFRLFQLIRRIVARFIFTPYAALVNTSLETLVYLTKLNVEFIAGWAKETVAEKL
- a CDS encoding B12-binding domain-containing radical SAM protein, which encodes MAPNEKKLKVVFADPPFGRESKGEAVTESPNLGILYIIGYAKERLPNVEFYYLEPFLSMKEHLQKVREIQPDVYAISFSTPRKELAYETISKVKGLGQKMLMVAGGAHPTVDPQDVLNTAKVDVCIIGEGEETTTELLKKFMAKEPITDIAGTVNQQKNNGVRPLLEDIDFFPAWEMVDFDNYDIAVSKKRRMAYLLPIRGCPNYCTFCSNPVWKLEKPWIRKRSPQNIAQEVKYLYDRGIREIYLRSDTFNVDIKWCMEVCHEIEKLNLKGMVFQCNLRADKLTDELAQKLRAINVWLVHIGIESANDRVLAGIGKNITHADTERTLALLKKYGIKVYGFLMLYNAWEANGKLEYETPEEVNNTLEFARKCLRENLIEYISWSITNPIIGSKLHDIAKKFGVASFNVKIGNCMRLPNVSEEQMVEHVKQGMILQLLNGIQKGMITKRSYKRAAQKATKILNM